GGTCATTACAATAAACTTCATCCGTAGCGCAATACCAATCCCAAATCCCATCATTAGAGCCTTCTAGAACTAAACGATAACGTTCCTCGCTTTCTTGCAACCGCTGGTTAGCTAGCTCTACTTCCTTTTCGGCTCGATAGAGGCGAACGCAATGACGAAGGATTTGGGATAAATTATCTGGCGATACCCTTGCTTTAGAGAGATAGTCGCAAGCCCCAGCTTTCATCAGTTCAACAGCAACTTGTTCATCTCCCTGTCCAGTTAAAACAACTAGAGGAACTGTAATCCCTAGAGAACGCACTTGCTGAATTAAACTGAGACCGTCCCCATCTGGAAGCAGATAATCTAGCAATACACAGTCAAATTGCTGCTGTTGCAAAGCAGTGATCGCTCCAGCGCAGCCATCGGTTTCTGACAACTCCATTTGCACGCCAGCAGCTTTAAGCGCCCGGCGGACTGCCATGCGATCTACTTCATCGTCATCAACCACCAAAATTTTGACTGTTTCTTCCATAGTTAGAGACGAGGGACGAGGGGCGAGGGGCGAGGGGTAATTTTTACACTACTCACTACTCACTCTTCTAAGGTATTTCACTCAATGTCCAGTACTTATTGAGTGTTGCCATTGTTTGTACGAAGTTGGAAAATGTCACTGGCTTAAGAATATATCCAGCGACATTTAAGTTATAAGCCTCCACTTTATCTTTATCTTCATTTGATGTTGTTAATACAATCACCGGGATTGGCTTAAGTTCCGGATCGAGCCGCAATTCACGTAAGAATTCAATGCCATTCATCTTAGGCATATTTAGATCTAGTAAGATCAATCTTCGCTCCCGAGGTATGGTCGGTGTACCCTGACCACGTAATATGTCTAATGCTTCCAATCCATTGGCAGCAACATAAAGTGGATTAGTAATGTTGTTTTTCTTAAACGCTCGTTGCATATTCATCACATCCACTTCATCGTCTTCGATAAGCAGGATGTTGATCATTTTGTTTTCTATCATTTAGTGTTCTATCTTCTATAATTCCTGAAATACTATTCTGAGCGCCTCACTCGTTTGATAGGCTTTGCGCTACTCGCAAATTAATTAATTCCCTTCTCTCTACTCCCTAT
This window of the Chroococcidiopsis sp. CCMEE 29 genome carries:
- a CDS encoding response regulator — translated: MENKMINILLIEDDEVDVMNMQRAFKKNNITNPLYVAANGLEALDILRGQGTPTIPRERRLILLDLNMPKMNGIEFLRELRLDPELKPIPVIVLTTSNEDKDKVEAYNLNVAGYILKPVTFSNFVQTMATLNKYWTLSEIP